One region of Zingiber officinale cultivar Zhangliang chromosome 7B, Zo_v1.1, whole genome shotgun sequence genomic DNA includes:
- the LOC122006549 gene encoding outer envelope protein 64, chloroplastic-like isoform X3 codes for MAPSSSSFLPSNLLVLLGLSLAGVILMTRRLRRRVPKEDLGAFVQRLQILPPPPPPPPKAPHPLTGLTFAVADIFDIEGYVTGFGNPDWARTHEFATRTSPIILTLVDGGASCVGKTVIDELAYGISGENKHYDTPENPSSPERVPGGCSSGSAVAVASGLVDFSLGVDAVGGVRIPGGYCGILAFRPSYGVISNMGVIPVSPSLDTVGLFSKDPNVLHRVAHILLQLPYGGLRQPRSIIIADDCFELLKIPASRVTQVLVKSVEKQFGRRLLKHLNLGDYLSSRIDSLKHLQNGKKNDESTSTLLSLANAMRSLYNHEFRNSHDEWISSTKPVLDPFISAQINRSSDNTLALDCCHSARDKARLALYSLLKDDGILVLPTVLGLPPKLNAKEISSEKYLSYTFCLSSVASMSGCCQVTIPIGIHEKTPVSLSFIARHGADSLLLDTVKSMYAILQEQANIASKSSFSKSSISKEESAEIAKEKDNAAFTLRG; via the exons ATggctccttcctcctcctcctttctccCGTCGAATCTTTTGGTGCTGCTCGGGCTGAGCCTCGCCGGCGTAATCCTTATGACGCGGCGCCTCCGGCGGCGCGTCCCGAAGGAGGacctcggcgccttcgtccagcGTCTCCAGATTCTCCCACCGCCTCCACCCCCGCCACCCAAGGCCCCCCACCCATTGACCGGCCTCACCTTCGCCGTTGCCGACAT ATTTGATATTGAAGGATATGTGACTGGGTTTGGCAACCCGGACTGGGCAAGGACACATGAATTTGCAACGAGAACATCTCCAATTATTTTGACTCTTGTGGATGGTGGCGCTAGTTGTGTTGGAAAAACTGTCATTGATGAGTTAGCATATGG CATAAGTGGTGAAAACAAACATTACGATACTCCTGAGAATCCTTCATCTCCTGAGCGAGTACCAGGAGGATGTTCAAGTGGGTCAGCTGTAGCTGTTGCTAGTGGCTTGGTAGACTTCTCCTTAG GTGTTGACGCTGTTGGTGGAGTGAGAATACCCGGGGGATATTGTGGCATTTTAGCTTTCCGGCCTTCTTATGGTGTTATTTCTAATATGGGTGTTATTCCTGTTTCCCCTAGCCTGGACACAGTTG GATTATTCTCCAAGGATCCTAATGTGTTGCATCGGGTAGCTCATATACTGCTCCAGCTTCCATATGGCGGTTTGCGCCAACCTAGAAGTATAATCATTGCAGATGACTGTTTTGAACTGTTGAAGATACCAGCGAGTAGAGTGACTCAGGTGCTGGTCAAATCTGTAGAGAAGCAGTTTGGAA GGCGACTTCTAAAGCATCTTAATCTTGGAGATTATTTGTCTTCAAGAATCGATAGTTTGAAGCATCTTCAAAATGGAAAAAAGAATGACGAGTCAACAAGCACACTCTTATCACTTGCAAATGCTATGCGATCACTTTACAA CCATGAGTTTAGGAATAGCCATGATGAGTGGATCAGCTCTACTAAGCCTGTCCTAGATCCTTTTATATCAGCACAAATAAATAGATCGTCAGACAATACACTTGCACTTGATTGTTGCCATTCTGCAAGAGATAAGGCACGCTTGGCCCTATATTCTCTTCTAAAG GATGATGGCATACTTGTTCTCCCTACAGTGTTAGGACTTCCTCCAAAGCttaatgcaaaggaaatatcatcAGAAAAATATCTTTCTTATACATTTTGCCTGTCTTCTGTTGCTAGTATGTCAGGTTGTTGTCAG GTCACTATACCCATAGGAATACATGAAAAAACTCCAGTCTCACTTTCCTTCATTGCCAGGCATGGAGCAGACTCCCTCTTGCTAGATACTGTCAAGTCAATGTATGCTATTTTACAGGAACAAGCTAATATAGCATCCAAGTCCAGCTTTTCAAAAAGCAGCATTAGCAAGGAAGAATCTGCTGAAAttgcaaaagaaaaa GATAATGCAGCTTTTACATTGCGAGGATAG